The genomic window TTAAAACCTGCGAGGTTTAACGTAAACGCGACTCGGGCAAACGATTAATTGTTCAAAAAAATAAAGACACATTCAATCCTGAAAGGCTAAATTCGTAATCTAAAATTTTAATCAATTGGCAAAATCAAAAAGTGCATTTTTCTGTCAGAGCTGTGGCTACGAATCGGCAAAATGGTTGGGTAAATGTCCGTCATGTAACCAATGGAATACCTTTGTAGAAGAAATTGTAGAAAAAATCTCCGCTTCTGTTCCAACCTGGAAAAGCGATAATACCAGTCGCAAATTAAGCAAACCAAGTAAGGTTGATGAAATACAATCATCAACAGAACGTAGAATATTAACTGGCGATAAAGAATTAGACCGCGTTTTAGGTGGTGGATTGGTAGAAGGATCGCTAGTGCTCATCGGCGGTGAACCGGGTATCGGCAAATCGACCTTGATGTTACAACTGGCTTTAAATTTAAAGGGCAAAAAACTACTTTATATCTCTGGTGAAGAAAGCGAACAGCAGATTAAAATGCGGGCAGAAAGGATTCAGGAAAGCCCCTCATCCAACTGTTACATTTTAACAGAAACTTCTACACAGAATATATTTAAACAGATCGAAATCCTTGAACCTGAAATTTTAGTTGTAGATTCTATCCAGACTTTGCACTCGGCCCATATCGATTCAACCCCAGGCAGCGTATCGCAGGTAAGGGAATGTACTGCCGAACTATTGCGCTTTGCAAAAGAAACCGGCGTACCTGTTTTCCTTATCGGCCACATCACCAAAGATGGTGCCATTGCAGGGCCTAAAATACTCGAGCATATGGTTGATACGGTTTTGCAGTTCGAAGGCGACAGGCACCACGTTTATCGCATCTTAAGATCCATCAAAAACCGGTTTGGTGCAGCTGCAGAACTCGGGATCTACGAAATGCAGGGCAGTGGTTTAAGAGAAGTTTCCAATCCATCAGAAATCTTACTCTCACAACGTGATGAAGAGCTGAGCGGAATCGCCATAGCCGCAACCTTAGAAGGTGCCAGGCCGATGTTGATTGAAACACAGGCCTTAGTGAGTTCGGCAGCATATGGAACCCCTCAACGCTCAGCAACAGGCTTCGATACCAAAAGGATGAATATGCTCCTAGCCGTTTTAGAAAAGCGCTGTGGCTTTAGGTTAAGTACTCAGGATGTTTTCTTGAATATTGCCGGTGGAATTAGAGTAGAAGACCCTGCAATTGACCTGGCGGTATTAATTGCCATTATATCATCGCATCAGGATATCGCTGTTTCTTCAAAAAACTGTTTTGCCGCAGAAGTGGGCCTGTCGGGAGAAATTAGGGCAGTAAACAGAATCGAACAACGTATCGCCGAAGCAGATAAACTGGGTTTCGAAACGATTTACATCTCTAAATACAACTTGAAAGGAATTGCTACAGACAAGTACAACCTTGAGATTAAAGCAGTAAGTAAGATAGAAGAAGTGTTCAGTCTTGTTTTTGGATAAATAAAGATGGGGAAACAGCTCAACAAATTTCCACAGAAAGAAGATAATATTCTACATTTCTACAACATCATTGAATACTAATAATCCGGCAAAAAAAACAACAACTACCTGGATACAAAGATATTAACTACAACCAAAATAAAAATTAAACTTTTGGATTCTAGTTTGCCTATAACAATTTAAATGTACATCATAAAATGTGATTTGCAATTATAGGGATGATTTTCCCCGTTAATGGATGTTAACGGGGATTTTTTGTTTTCATTATTAATGAAAAATTTAAATAACTTTGGTTAGATCATTAACCGGATAATTGTAAATCATGGAAAAAATCATTCTAAGCTTGGGCTTTTGCCTGTTTACGGCATTTTCATTTGCTCAAAGCGCATATACTGGTCAAAAATTTGGAGAAGAAGTTAAACCAGGAGATGTAAAACCAGCTGCAAAGATGGAAACTGCCATGGGGGATAAAAAAATTGCCGATATGAAGATCGAAGGCAAGGTGGTAGATGTGTGTAAGAAAAAGGGCTGCTGGATGACTTTAGAAATGCCTAATGGCGATCCAATGCGGGTAACTTTTAAAGATTATGCGTTCTTTATGCCTATGGACATTGTTGGCAAAAAAGTAGTTTTGGATGGATTAGCAAAGAAACAAACTATCTCGGTAGAAACTTTACGCCACTATGCAGAAGACGCTAAAAAATCTCCTGAAGAAGTAGCCAAAATTACAGATCCTAAAAAAGAACTGGCTTTCGAAGCTAAAGGCGTAGTGATTTTAGATAAATAAAAGAAAGTCCAGGGTCCGAAGACCGAAGTTAGCCGCGGCAAGCCTAAAGAGCTAAATTTTGCTAAAATAAATTACCAATAACAATATACTATAAGAAAGTCGTCATCTCGATCCGATAGCTATCGGATGAAGCGCAGTCCCGAATTTTCGGGAGAGAGATCTATTATAGATTTGCTTCGCTGAGCCTTCGGGTTCTCGACTGCATTACATTCCGCTCGAAATGACGATGTTATAAATAAGAAACCCCGATGCGTATGCTGTATCGGGGTTTATATTTTTATGGACGGTGATCTTAGATTACCCAGTTCCAACCAAATTCATCAGGTGCTAAACCGTAACGGATATCGTTTAATTTTTTAGCAATGCCATTAGAAATATGTCTCGTAGATGGGTCGGTCAATTTATAGATCTGACCATTATAGCCCATTTCGCCTACATGCGTCACTGTAGCTGCAGTTCCTGCGGCAAAGGCCTCCGTTAAGCTTCCGTTTTCAATCCCTTCAATCACTTCTTTAACAGAAACCCTACGTTCTTCAACTTCTACTCCGGCATCTTTAGCCAGTTTAATAATAGTATCACGCGTTACACCATCTAAAACGGTACTGCGTACTGATGGCGTAACTAATTTGCCATCAATTACAAAAAGTAGGTTGGCAGTTCCAGCTTCTTCAATAAACTCATGTGTTACCGAATCTGTCCAGATCAATTGATCGTAACCTTCTTTTTTTGCCTGCTCGAAAGGATACAATGAACGTGCATAATTTCCAGCAGTTTTGGCAAAGCCCACACCACCTTCATCTGCACGTGTAAATTCAGTTTCGATTTTAACCTTTAATGCACTGCTGTAATATGGACCAGTTGGGGTGGTTAATAAAGCAAATTTATAGGTATCAGACGCCTTAACCCCCAAATAAGGGTCCATTGCAAACATTACCGGACGGATATATAAAGCATAATCTTCTTGATTAGGCACCCACTTCTCATCAACATTGATCAATGCGGCCAAACCTTGCATAAAAATTTCTTCAGGAATACCTGGCATCGACATTCTGGCGGCAGATTTGTTAAAACGTTCGAAGTTTTTATCGGCACGGAAAACACTAATTTTACCATCTGGTTGGCGGTAAGCCTTTAATCCTTCGAAAATCGCCTGCCCGTAATGAAGTGCAGAAATTGCCGGGCTCATCGGAATTGGGCCATAAGGAAGAATCTGTAAATTTTTCCATTCGCCATCTTCGTAGTCGGCAGTAAACATGTGATCGGTAAAAACCTTACCGAACGGTAATTGCGAAAAATCAGTAACAGCCAAACGTGTTTGCGCTGCTTTGGTGATTTTTATATCTAATGTCTCGGTCATTGTATTTGAATTTTGAATGGGTGAATGATCGAATGATTGAGTGTTTTACCCGCTCATCCTCTAATTCAATAATTCACTCATTCTGTCATTAATTATTTCGCGCAAATTAAGAAAAAGCAGGCTTTTTTAATAGCTTTTTGCAATATTAATCTTTGTTTTTGAGTGTTTTAAGTACACTAAGCACCCAACCTTTACCCCACTCTTCCATTTGCTCACCGGTCCATAAGAACGGATAAAAGATTCTCTTCTGAAAACGCGGAGGCAGATATTTTTGCCAGTTGGTTCCACCTGTTGCGGCAATATCAACCGGATCTTTCTCCAAATAACGTACAGCCGATTTGTAGTGCGATAAAGGCCATTCTACATTTACATACAAATCTAGCTTACGCAACTCCTCTGCAAGGGCAGAAACATCGGCTCCATTCGTTTGCAATTGATGATACAAAGCTGAAAAATTGGTTAAAGTACGATCTTTGGCCAGTTGTAGAAACTGAGCCGCATACTTTTTAATAAATTGCTTTAGGGTTAAAGTTTGCTTACCCGAAGACAGCTCGGTTGCACCGAATTTCCAGTAAATATTTTCGAATTGTTCTTCTATTGTTGCAGTACTTAGTTCTTCGCGTTTGCTTTTATCTACCAATTGGATAAAATCTGTAGCACAGATCTCAATCATCCGGTACTGGCCAGATTGGAATCCACTGGCAGGCAATAATGACATGCGGAATTTCAGGAACTGCTCTTTCTCCATACCATCAACCATCACCTCGAAAGAAGTGGTTAAGGCATTGAAATAAGCGTTGATCCGTTTTACGCGTGCAGTAAAAAACTCGACGGTTAAATTTTCATGCTCAGCAATCTGCCTGCATTCGTGCAGTGCCAGCTTAAAATAAAGTTCCGTGATCTGATGGTACATGATGAAAATCTCTTCATCCGGAATTGGCGTTTTAGGATTCTGTAAGCTAAGCAAAGTATCCAAATGAATGTAGTCCCAATAGGTCAAGAAATCGGCATATAAAAGCCCATCGAGGTACGACGCCATATCTTGCCCCATTGCTGTATACTTTTCCTGCAGTTGATGTAGTTTGTCTTTTATTTCGGGTGTGAAATCCATGATTTAAAGTTAGCTGCACAAAGGTGATAAAGATTTTGCAACAAATAACTAAATTTTATACATTTGGAACAATGGCGATGGAGTACCGCCAAAACCGCCCAAACAGGCTGATGACTCCTACGATTTTTATTTAAAATTGAATTCAAATGCCTGTTAAAAAACTAACAGAAGGATTTCTTCTGTTTATTAAACTCGACTTCGGATTATTCTTAATTAGCACTTTAAAGTGGCTATTAATTTCTGCAATATTGAGTGGGATTATTGGCTCTGCCTCTGCATTGTTTTTAGAAACTTTAAGCTGGGCAACCAATTACCGTGAACAACACCTCTGGATTATTGGCTTTTTACCAATTGCCGGTATGCTCATTGGCCTGGCTTATCATTACTGGGGTGCAGCCGTTGTAAAGGGCAACAACCTTTTGATTGAGGAATTACAATCGCCCAAAAATGTGATTCCGCTGATTATGGCGCCACTCATTTTTGCAGGCACGATTATTACCCATTTATTTGGCGGCTCGGCTGGAAGAGAGGGTACAGCTGTCCAAATTGGAGGGGCTTTTGCCGACCAGTTTACGAAACTGTTTAAACTTAAAGCCAGAGATCGAAAAGTAATCCTCATCTGCGGGATCAGTGCTGGCTTTGCCTCTGTTTTCGGGACACCTTTGGCAGGCGCAGTATTCGGATTGGAAGTTTTCGTTATTGGAAGTTTAACCTATAGTTCCATTCTTCCTTCATTTATTACAGCAATTATTGCCGATTATGCCTGCAAGGCCTGGGGTATTGGCCATACCCATTATTCCATTTCTGTGGTACCGGAAATTAATTTGATCAATTTATTGTTATCCTTAGGTGCTGGAATATTATTTGGACTCGTGGCGAGATCTTTTTCGGCCTTAAACCATGGCTTATCAAGTCTTTTCAGTAAAATTAAATACCCGCCATTAAGGCCATTTATTGGCGGACTAATTTTAATTGGCATTATTTACCTGATCGGGAATACGCGATATATTGGCTTAGGCATTCCGGTTATTTCAGAATCCTTTGTTCAACAAGAAGCGTATTATACATTTGCGATCAAATTATTTTTAACCGCTTTTACCTTGAGTGCAGGGTTTAAGGGCGGCGAAGTTACTCCACTTTTCTTTATTGGGGCCACACTCGGTAGTTTTTTGAGTTTCTTTATCCCCTTACCTCTTGGCCTGCTGGCAGGAATGGGCTTTGTAGCCGTTTTTGCAGGGGCAGCGAATACCCCTTTGGCTTGTATTTTTATGGGTATAGAGTTATTTGGCACCTCATCGGGAATTTATATCGCCTTAGCCTGCGTTACAGCTTACTTATTTTCAGGCCACACAGGAATTTATCGGTCGCAAACGATAGGTGCACCTAAGCATTTGTTGCTGAAGAGGCATCAGTTTTTGAGGTAGGTATTAGGATAAAGATCGTTTGAAGTACTTTATTACACCGTTCGGGAACGAATGTGAGTGTGAAAAAGTCGTCATCTCGACTGAAGCACAGTCCCGAGCTTTCGGGAGAGAGATCTTAATATAGATTTCTCGACTGCGCTGCGCTCCACTCGAAATGACGATACAGGTTAGTACAGCACCCTAAACTTTATGGTATGCTCGATCTTTTTAAGTGATTTAAACAATTGTTTATCATACTGCGCATTGATGTCGGTAATGGCATAGCCAATTTCAGGATTGGTCATTAAAAACTGGCTCACAATGTTGATGTCGTGCTTGGCAAAAACAGTATTAATTTTCGCCATAATGCCCGGAACGTTTTTGTGAATGTGAATTAAGCGGTGCGATTTCTCAATTTTTGGCAATTGTAAGTTAGGGAAATTGCTGCTCAGATAAGTTGCTCCGGTATTCATAAAATCGGCAACCCGTTTCGGGATAAAATCGATATTACGTGGATTATTTTTAGGATCATCGAAAACAACAATACCTTGTTTAGTACATAAATCGAGGTCTAATTTATTTTTCGCATTACCTAAATAACCTATTGTTTTTAAC from Flavobacterium sp. W4I14 includes these protein-coding regions:
- a CDS encoding DNA repair protein RadA/Sms (product_source=KO:K04485; cath_funfam=2.20.28.10,3.30.230.10,3.40.50.300; cog=COG1066; ko=KO:K04485; pfam=PF13481,PF13541,PF18073; smart=SM00382; superfamily=52540,54211,57802; tigrfam=TIGR00416), producing MAKSKSAFFCQSCGYESAKWLGKCPSCNQWNTFVEEIVEKISASVPTWKSDNTSRKLSKPSKVDEIQSSTERRILTGDKELDRVLGGGLVEGSLVLIGGEPGIGKSTLMLQLALNLKGKKLLYISGEESEQQIKMRAERIQESPSSNCYILTETSTQNIFKQIEILEPEILVVDSIQTLHSAHIDSTPGSVSQVRECTAELLRFAKETGVPVFLIGHITKDGAIAGPKILEHMVDTVLQFEGDRHHVYRILRSIKNRFGAAAELGIYEMQGSGLREVSNPSEILLSQRDEELSGIAIAATLEGARPMLIETQALVSSAAYGTPQRSATGFDTKRMNMLLAVLEKRCGFRLSTQDVFLNIAGGIRVEDPAIDLAVLIAIISSHQDIAVSSKNCFAAEVGLSGEIRAVNRIEQRIAEADKLGFETIYISKYNLKGIATDKYNLEIKAVSKIEEVFSLVFG
- a CDS encoding hypothetical protein (product_source=Hypo-rule applied; cleavage_site_network=SignalP-noTM; pfam=PF16267) translates to MEKIILSLGFCLFTAFSFAQSAYTGQKFGEEVKPGDVKPAAKMETAMGDKKIADMKIEGKVVDVCKKKGCWMTLEMPNGDPMRVTFKDYAFFMPMDIVGKKVVLDGLAKKQTISVETLRHYAEDAKKSPEEVAKITDPKKELAFEAKGVVILDK
- a CDS encoding branched-chain amino acid aminotransferase (product_source=KO:K00826; cath_funfam=3.20.10.10,3.30.470.10; cog=COG0115; ko=KO:K00826; pfam=PF01063; superfamily=56752; tigrfam=TIGR01123); its protein translation is MTETLDIKITKAAQTRLAVTDFSQLPFGKVFTDHMFTADYEDGEWKNLQILPYGPIPMSPAISALHYGQAIFEGLKAYRQPDGKISVFRADKNFERFNKSAARMSMPGIPEEIFMQGLAALINVDEKWVPNQEDYALYIRPVMFAMDPYLGVKASDTYKFALLTTPTGPYYSSALKVKIETEFTRADEGGVGFAKTAGNYARSLYPFEQAKKEGYDQLIWTDSVTHEFIEEAGTANLLFVIDGKLVTPSVRSTVLDGVTRDTIIKLAKDAGVEVEERRVSVKEVIEGIENGSLTEAFAAGTAATVTHVGEMGYNGQIYKLTDPSTRHISNGIAKKLNDIRYGLAPDEFGWNWVI
- a CDS encoding tryptophan 2,3-dioxygenase (product_source=KO:K00453; cath_funfam=3.30.160.70; cog=COG3483; ko=KO:K00453; pfam=PF03301; superfamily=140959), whose protein sequence is MDFTPEIKDKLHQLQEKYTAMGQDMASYLDGLLYADFLTYWDYIHLDTLLSLQNPKTPIPDEEIFIMYHQITELYFKLALHECRQIAEHENLTVEFFTARVKRINAYFNALTTSFEVMVDGMEKEQFLKFRMSLLPASGFQSGQYRMIEICATDFIQLVDKSKREELSTATIEEQFENIYWKFGATELSSGKQTLTLKQFIKKYAAQFLQLAKDRTLTNFSALYHQLQTNGADVSALAEELRKLDLYVNVEWPLSHYKSAVRYLEKDPVDIAATGGTNWQKYLPPRFQKRIFYPFLWTGEQMEEWGKGWVLSVLKTLKNKD
- a CDS encoding H+/Cl- antiporter ClcA (product_source=COG0038; cath_funfam=1.10.3080.10; cog=COG0038; pfam=PF00654; superfamily=81340; transmembrane_helix_parts=Outside_1_27,TMhelix_28_47,Inside_48_59,TMhelix_60_82,Outside_83_101,TMhelix_102_124,Inside_125_154,TMhelix_155_177,Outside_178_191,TMhelix_192_214,Inside_215_226,TMhelix_227_249,Outside_250_268,TMhelix_269_291,Inside_292_303,TMhelix_304_321,Outside_322_330,TMhelix_331_353,Inside_354_357,TMhelix_358_380,Outside_381_384,TMhelix_385_407,Inside_408_425): MPVKKLTEGFLLFIKLDFGLFLISTLKWLLISAILSGIIGSASALFLETLSWATNYREQHLWIIGFLPIAGMLIGLAYHYWGAAVVKGNNLLIEELQSPKNVIPLIMAPLIFAGTIITHLFGGSAGREGTAVQIGGAFADQFTKLFKLKARDRKVILICGISAGFASVFGTPLAGAVFGLEVFVIGSLTYSSILPSFITAIIADYACKAWGIGHTHYSISVVPEINLINLLLSLGAGILFGLVARSFSALNHGLSSLFSKIKYPPLRPFIGGLILIGIIYLIGNTRYIGLGIPVISESFVQQEAYYTFAIKLFLTAFTLSAGFKGGEVTPLFFIGATLGSFLSFFIPLPLGLLAGMGFVAVFAGAANTPLACIFMGIELFGTSSGIYIALACVTAYLFSGHTGIYRSQTIGAPKHLLLKRHQFLR